The following are from one region of the Etheostoma spectabile isolate EspeVRDwgs_2016 chromosome 2, UIUC_Espe_1.0, whole genome shotgun sequence genome:
- the mafgb gene encoding v-maf avian musculoaponeurotic fibrosarcoma oncogene homolog Gb isoform X1: MMHLQLWEAASQQNARMQWYMTMEEALIYTVCSEEQGTCGMTTTNKGNKALKVKREPGENGTSLTDDELVTMSVRELNQHLRGLTKEEILQLKQRRRTLKNRGYAASCRVKRVTQKEELEKQKTQLQQEVDKLANENASMRVELDALRSKYEALQTFARTVARSPTVGVGVRAGVAGGGGGMASSVIGPLIPGKMATATSVITIVKSKTDARS; the protein is encoded by the exons ATGATGCACCTCCAGCTGTGGGAGGCTGCATCCCAACAAAATGCAAGAATGCAGTGGTACATGACGATGGAAGAAGCTCTGATATACACA GTCTGTTCAGAAGAGCAAGGCACTTGTGGCATGACGACGACTAACAAAGGAAATAAAGCCTTGAAG GTGAAGCGTGAGCCGGGGGAGAATGGCACCAGCCTCACAGACGACGAGCTGGTGACCATGTCAGTGCGGGAGCTGAACCAGCACCTTAGAGGGCTCACCAAAGAAGAGATCCTGCAACTGAAACAACGGCGGCGCACCCTAAAGAACCGGGGCTACGCTGCCAGCTGCCGGGTGAAGCGAGTCACTCAGaaggaggagctggagaagcAGAAGACCCAGCTGCAGCAGGAGGTGGACAAACTGGCCAATGAGAATGCTTCGATGCGTGTGGAGCTGGACGCTCTGAGGTCTAAGTACGAGGCGTTACAGACCTTTGCCAGGACTGTGGCAAGGAGCCCCACTGTCGGGGTTGGGGTGAGGGCTGGGGTggcaggaggagggggaggtatGGCGTCATCAGTCATCGGCCCACTCATACCGGGTAAGATGGCAACAGCGACGAGTGTGATTACAATAGTGAAGTCAAAAACAGATGCACGGTCTTGA
- the mafgb gene encoding v-maf avian musculoaponeurotic fibrosarcoma oncogene homolog Gb isoform X3, with protein MTTTNKGNKALKVKREPGENGTSLTDDELVTMSVRELNQHLRGLTKEEILQLKQRRRTLKNRGYAASCRVKRVTQKEELEKQKTQLQQEVDKLANENASMRVELDALRSKYEALQTFARTVARSPTVGVGVRAGVAGGGGGMASSVIGPLIPGKMATATSVITIVKSKTDARS; from the exons ATGACGACGACTAACAAAGGAAATAAAGCCTTGAAG GTGAAGCGTGAGCCGGGGGAGAATGGCACCAGCCTCACAGACGACGAGCTGGTGACCATGTCAGTGCGGGAGCTGAACCAGCACCTTAGAGGGCTCACCAAAGAAGAGATCCTGCAACTGAAACAACGGCGGCGCACCCTAAAGAACCGGGGCTACGCTGCCAGCTGCCGGGTGAAGCGAGTCACTCAGaaggaggagctggagaagcAGAAGACCCAGCTGCAGCAGGAGGTGGACAAACTGGCCAATGAGAATGCTTCGATGCGTGTGGAGCTGGACGCTCTGAGGTCTAAGTACGAGGCGTTACAGACCTTTGCCAGGACTGTGGCAAGGAGCCCCACTGTCGGGGTTGGGGTGAGGGCTGGGGTggcaggaggagggggaggtatGGCGTCATCAGTCATCGGCCCACTCATACCGGGTAAGATGGCAACAGCGACGAGTGTGATTACAATAGTGAAGTCAAAAACAGATGCACGGTCTTGA
- the mafgb gene encoding v-maf avian musculoaponeurotic fibrosarcoma oncogene homolog Gb isoform X2 → MHGTVPCSQSSPTVDLNLVLVCSEEQGTCGMTTTNKGNKALKVKREPGENGTSLTDDELVTMSVRELNQHLRGLTKEEILQLKQRRRTLKNRGYAASCRVKRVTQKEELEKQKTQLQQEVDKLANENASMRVELDALRSKYEALQTFARTVARSPTVGVGVRAGVAGGGGGMASSVIGPLIPGKMATATSVITIVKSKTDARS, encoded by the exons ATGCATGGTACTGTACCATGCTCACAGAGTTCTCCAACAGTAGATTTAAATTTGGTCCTG GTCTGTTCAGAAGAGCAAGGCACTTGTGGCATGACGACGACTAACAAAGGAAATAAAGCCTTGAAG GTGAAGCGTGAGCCGGGGGAGAATGGCACCAGCCTCACAGACGACGAGCTGGTGACCATGTCAGTGCGGGAGCTGAACCAGCACCTTAGAGGGCTCACCAAAGAAGAGATCCTGCAACTGAAACAACGGCGGCGCACCCTAAAGAACCGGGGCTACGCTGCCAGCTGCCGGGTGAAGCGAGTCACTCAGaaggaggagctggagaagcAGAAGACCCAGCTGCAGCAGGAGGTGGACAAACTGGCCAATGAGAATGCTTCGATGCGTGTGGAGCTGGACGCTCTGAGGTCTAAGTACGAGGCGTTACAGACCTTTGCCAGGACTGTGGCAAGGAGCCCCACTGTCGGGGTTGGGGTGAGGGCTGGGGTggcaggaggagggggaggtatGGCGTCATCAGTCATCGGCCCACTCATACCGGGTAAGATGGCAACAGCGACGAGTGTGATTACAATAGTGAAGTCAAAAACAGATGCACGGTCTTGA